The Arachis ipaensis cultivar K30076 chromosome B07, Araip1.1, whole genome shotgun sequence genome includes a window with the following:
- the LOC110264826 gene encoding uncharacterized protein LOC110264826, with amino-acid sequence MLKIDRTTSIHSREKIARICVEIDLAKKLVPRISVLGSELNIEYEGLHQICFACGKYGHRLDSCYENLGGQMPSQPANPGGGETTGRGATVDGEEDQNGNNNPGINAQEPSVKDSLDFGPWMLVKKPIRRKKDISFPKKKGAHYDYDSNSNIERETNQEAIYLEAGSRFNALYEEGNLSHENPNGKKENGLKENGPLFVKAQGGLDKEQALRKRSLKVNNSKNQASHKNGPNAKIGVTRNEKSILPKVQNQGKQVAIHDEAIEAPSPQGSKCRDPEVEAMELVMLESMRCLQQEQTEAYLAMKEPGKSIDRNLVRTDLPKCRMTESSTPSGVMMEQTTISQPSKPPDGQVIILPTVKNKEGSLSRNRIGLKQKANSQRCFPVTGSQLP; translated from the coding sequence ATGCTCAAAATCGATCGTACGACTTCTATACATTCAAGAGAAAAAATCGCTAGAATATGTGTGGAAATTGATCTGGCTAAAAAATTGGTGCCTCGAATCTCTGTGTTGGGTAGTGAACTAAATATTGAGTATGAAGGGTTACATCAAATCTGCTTCGCTTGTGGAAAATATGGACATCGACTTGACTCTTGCTACGAAAATCTTGGAGGACAAATGCCGTCACAACCGGCAAACCCAGGTGGCGGTGAGACGACCGGGAGAGGAGCTACTGTTGACGGTGAGGAAGACCAAAATGGAAACAATAATCCAGGAATTAATGCACAGGAGCCCAGTGTTAAAGACTCTCTGGATTTTGGCCCATGGATGCTAGTTAAAAAGCCAATTAGAAGGAAAAAAGATATTTCCTTTCCTAAAAAGAAAGGAGCTCATTATGATTATGATTCCAATTCTAATATAGAAAGGGAAACTAATCAGGAAGCCATTTATTTGGAAGCGGGGTCACGCTTCAATGCCCTTTATGAGGAAGGAAATTTATCTCATGAAAACCCAAATGGAAAAAAGGAAAATGGACTTAAGGAGAATGGACCTTTATTTGTTAAGGCCCAAGGTGGGTTAGACAAAGAACAAGCATTGAGAAAAAGATCCCTTAAGGTTAATAATTCAAAAAACCAAGCTAGTCACAAGAATGGCCCAAATGCCAAAATAGGAGTTACAAGGAATGAGAAATCTATTCTTCCTAAAGTCCAGAATCAGGGAAAACAAGTAGCCATTCACGATGAAGCCATCGAAGCCCCCTCTCCCCAGGGATCAAAGTGCAGGGACCCAGAAGTAGAAGCTATGGAATTAGTAATGCTTGAGAGCATGCGTTGCCTTCAGCAAGAGCAAACGGAGGCATATCTAGCAATGAAGGAGCCCGGTAAGTCCATTGATCGGAACCTTGTAAGAACTGATCTCCCCAAGTGCAGAATGACCGAAAGTTCCACACCTAGTGGCGTCATGATGGAGCAAACCACGATTAGCCAGCCGAGCAAACCACCTGATGGGCAGGTGATTATTTTACCAACAGTCAAAAATAAAGAGGGGAGCTTATCCCGGAACCGGATTGGCCTGAAGCAAAAGGCGAATTCCCAGAGATGTTTTCCAG